A single Vigna radiata var. radiata cultivar VC1973A chromosome 8, Vradiata_ver6, whole genome shotgun sequence DNA region contains:
- the LOC106770160 gene encoding uncharacterized protein LOC106770160, giving the protein MTEEHTQSSGLLYLHPSESPAISLVSPLLESNNYHAWSKSMYTALSAKNKVQFIDGTATPPQKEADSYHAWTRCNNMVVSWLVHSVSPDIRRSILWMDNAQAIWDDLKSRFFQGDLLRISKLQNEAAALKQGESTVTEYFTKLRIIWDELDNFRPEPTCSCEVKCSCKRTSTITQRKNEDRILQFLRGLNEQYGNIQSHVLLMDPMPPISKIFSYVVQQERQVMSNNFLNGLEVKHVVAVGIVTCSYCGKNGHNESVCFKKHGFPANKNTTGKKICSHCGKIGHTIEVCYRKHGFPPGHKLHNGKSFMTTNQDTKSADAIDQEVRLTQQQYQALMALIKPSNDTGAPIH; this is encoded by the coding sequence ATGACGGAGGAACACACTCAATCTTCCGGTCTCTTGTATCTCCATCCAAGCGAAAGTCCTGCAATTTCTCTCGTTTCCCCTCTCCTAGAATCCAACAATTATCATGCTTGGAGCAAATCAATGTACACAGCCTTAAGTGCGAAGAACAAGGTTCAGTTTATTGACGGTACTGCTACTCCACCGCAAAAGGAAGCCGATTCTTATCACGCATGGACAAGATGCAACAACATGGTGGTCTCGTGGCTCGTACACTCTGTATCTCCGGACATACGTCGTAGTATCCTCTGGATGGACAACGCCCAAGCCATTTGGGACGACCTAAAATCAAGATTCTTCCAAGGAGATCTCTTACGTATTTCTAAATTGCAAAACGAAGCCGCCGCTCTAAAACAAGGGGAAAGCACTGTGACAGAGTATTTTACCAAGCTGCGCATAATCTGGGATGAGCTCGACAACTTTCGTCCTGAGCCAACCTGTTCCTGTGAAGTCAAGTGCTCTTGCAAACGTACTTCAACAATTACTCAAAGAAAGAATGAGGATCGGATTCTACAATTTCTTCGCGGACTGAATGAACAATACGGTAACATTCAGTCTCACGTTTTATTAATGGATCCTATGCCTCCCATCTCGAAAATCTTTTCCTATGTTGTACAGCAAGAAAGACAGGTTATGAGCAATAATTTTCTCAATGGGCTGGAAGTTAAACATGTTGTCGCTGTTGGTATTGTCACCTGTTCCTATTGTGGCAAGAATGGTCACAATGAATCGGTTTGCTTCAAGAAACATGGATTTCCTGCTAACAAAAATACCACTGGTAAGAAGATTTGCTCCCATTGTGGCAAAATCGGACATACCATTGAAGTCTGCTACAGGAAACATGGGTTTCCTCCAGGTCATAAACTTCACAATGGAAAAAGTTTCATGACTACAAATCAAGATACCAAGTCTGCAGATGCCATTGATCAAGAGGTCCGCTTGACACAACAGCAGTATCAAGCTCTCATGGCCCTTATCAAGCCCTCTAATGACACAGGAGCCCCCATCCACTAA